The proteins below are encoded in one region of Spirochaeta isovalerica:
- a CDS encoding SDR family NAD(P)-dependent oxidoreductase: protein MKPQNILITGTTIGGIGFEAALELARRGHKLHITTRSLQRAEAAADLIDKETKKFRPEPYALDISDSVSIDELASKIKDSGIKLDILINNAGILKLGRHYTAEGVELTRAVNYHGTRDLTEALLPVINDGGRIINVSSIVSAYGNKERENSSGFKAYCDSKQALNLYTQELALRLSDRRISVNALHPGSYISNIWKGIWPESRIMTALIGLVEKSGMLSVRKGAVTMVYLAESDDVEKVTGGYFKNRRSIPWPKNCLFEGEAI from the coding sequence TGAGCTGGCCCGGAGAGGGCATAAGCTCCATATAACCACCCGTTCCCTTCAAAGAGCCGAAGCTGCTGCCGACCTGATAGATAAAGAAACCAAAAAGTTCAGACCCGAGCCCTATGCTCTCGATATATCCGATTCAGTTTCTATAGATGAGTTAGCCTCGAAGATAAAAGATTCGGGTATAAAACTGGATATTCTCATAAACAACGCGGGGATTCTCAAACTCGGCCGTCATTACACGGCGGAGGGTGTCGAGCTGACAAGGGCCGTCAATTATCACGGGACAAGAGATCTGACTGAAGCTCTTCTTCCCGTAATCAATGATGGCGGCAGGATTATTAATGTCTCTTCCATCGTATCGGCTTACGGCAATAAGGAGAGGGAGAATTCTTCCGGTTTTAAAGCTTATTGCGATTCGAAGCAGGCACTGAATCTCTACACACAGGAACTGGCTCTCCGGCTGTCCGACCGCCGCATATCTGTCAATGCTCTTCATCCCGGCAGTTATATTTCCAATATCTGGAAGGGGATCTGGCCGGAAAGCCGGATCATGACCGCTTTAATCGGGCTGGTGGAAAAATCCGGGATGCTTTCAGTCAGAAAAGGGGCCGTTACCATGGTGTATCTGGCGGAATCTGATGATGTTGAAAAGGTGACGGGGGGATACTTCAAAAACCGGCGTTCCATTCCCTGGCCGAAAAACTGCCTTTTCGAAGGAGAGGCGATATGA
- a CDS encoding 4Fe-4S binding protein, with protein sequence MMRINGVFFSPTHTSEKILNGVIEGMGSDPSSMVNLTYEESFSDYKEEDIVLFALPVYSGRIPVTALNRLNNLRGKGTRAVVIAVYGNRAFDDALAELNDVVESLGFSVISAAAFIGEHSYSEENYPIAEGRPDHWDLEKARDYGVKLRDILAEGREAGKPDIPGNRPYRERSPENSVHPVTDKNLCTLCLDCVAVCPTGAIDKSSPALTEGDKCIKCCACIKICSVHARAFHDPGMKAITEKLFNHFRERREPEFFF encoded by the coding sequence ATGATGAGAATCAACGGCGTGTTCTTTTCTCCGACCCATACGTCGGAAAAAATACTCAATGGGGTTATTGAAGGAATGGGATCTGATCCCTCTTCCATGGTGAACCTGACATACGAAGAGAGTTTCAGCGATTACAAAGAAGAGGATATCGTCCTCTTTGCCCTGCCCGTATACAGCGGCAGGATTCCCGTCACGGCTTTAAACAGGCTGAACAATCTGAGGGGGAAGGGAACCCGGGCGGTGGTGATCGCCGTCTATGGCAACAGAGCTTTTGATGATGCCCTTGCGGAGTTGAACGATGTCGTCGAGTCTCTGGGATTTTCCGTCATTTCAGCAGCAGCATTTATCGGCGAGCACTCCTATTCGGAGGAAAATTATCCCATCGCCGAGGGCCGGCCCGATCATTGGGATCTTGAAAAAGCCCGGGATTACGGAGTGAAACTGAGGGATATTTTAGCTGAGGGCAGAGAGGCCGGGAAACCGGATATTCCGGGAAACCGCCCCTACCGGGAAAGATCTCCTGAAAATTCCGTTCATCCTGTGACAGATAAAAATCTCTGCACGCTCTGCCTGGATTGTGTCGCGGTCTGTCCGACGGGAGCTATCGACAAATCGTCCCCTGCCTTGACAGAGGGAGACAAATGTATCAAGTGCTGCGCCTGTATTAAAATCTGCAGCGTCCATGCCAGAGCTTTTCACGATCCGGGAATGAAAGCTATAACCGAAAAGCTGTTCAATCATTTCCGTGAGAGAAGGGAGCCTGAGTTTTTCTTCTGA